In a single window of the Rhodoferax saidenbachensis genome:
- the ctaD gene encoding cytochrome c oxidase subunit I: MSAVLDHHDHAHDDHHHAPTGWQRWVFATNHKDIGTLYLLFSFTMLIIGGILALLIRAELFQPGLQLVNPELFNSLTTMHGLIMVFGAIMPGFVGFANWMIPLQIGASDMAFARMNNFSFWLMIPAALMLVGSFFMPGGAPAAGWTLYAPLTLQMGPSMDAGIFAMHILGASSIMGSINIIVTILNMRAPGMTLMKMPMFAWTWLITAYLLIAVMPVLAGAITMTLTDRHFGTSFFNPAGGGDPVMYQHIFWFFGHPEVYIMILPAFGIVSQIVPAFARKKLFGYASMVYATSSIAILSFIVWAHHMFTTGMPVTGQLFFMYATMLIAVPTAVKIFNWIATMWQGSMTFETPMLFAVGFIFVFTMGGFTGLILAMAPIDIQLQDTYYVVAHFHYVLVAGSLYAMFAGYYYWSPKWTGVMYNETRGKIHFWWSLIAFNVTFFPMHFLGLAGMPRRYADYPMQFADFNAVASVGAFAFGLAQVYFFLFVVLPTMMGKGEKAPQKPWEAAEGLEWEVPSPAPFHTFENPPKLDATATKVIG, translated from the coding sequence ATGAGCGCCGTACTAGATCACCACGACCACGCCCATGACGACCACCACCACGCCCCCACGGGCTGGCAGCGCTGGGTGTTTGCTACCAACCATAAAGACATTGGCACGCTGTATCTGCTGTTCAGCTTCACGATGCTGATCATTGGCGGCATTTTGGCCCTGTTGATCCGCGCCGAGTTGTTCCAGCCCGGTCTGCAACTGGTGAATCCCGAGTTGTTCAACTCGCTGACCACCATGCACGGCCTGATCATGGTGTTCGGCGCCATCATGCCGGGCTTCGTCGGTTTTGCGAACTGGATGATCCCGCTGCAAATCGGCGCGTCCGACATGGCTTTCGCCCGCATGAATAACTTCAGCTTCTGGCTGATGATTCCCGCTGCGCTCATGCTGGTGGGCTCGTTCTTCATGCCTGGCGGTGCACCCGCTGCTGGCTGGACGCTGTACGCACCGCTGACCCTGCAAATGGGCCCCTCCATGGATGCCGGCATTTTTGCCATGCACATCCTGGGTGCCTCTTCCATCATGGGCTCGATCAATATCATCGTGACCATCCTGAACATGCGCGCCCCCGGCATGACGCTGATGAAGATGCCGATGTTCGCCTGGACCTGGCTCATTACCGCTTACCTGCTGATCGCCGTGATGCCCGTGCTGGCTGGCGCGATCACCATGACGCTGACTGACCGCCACTTTGGCACCAGCTTCTTCAACCCCGCTGGTGGCGGCGACCCGGTGATGTACCAGCACATCTTCTGGTTCTTTGGCCACCCCGAGGTGTACATCATGATCTTGCCGGCCTTCGGGATCGTGAGCCAGATCGTTCCCGCCTTTGCCCGCAAGAAGCTGTTTGGCTACGCCTCCATGGTGTACGCCACATCGTCGATTGCCATCCTGTCCTTCATCGTGTGGGCGCACCACATGTTCACCACCGGCATGCCGGTGACTGGTCAACTGTTCTTCATGTACGCGACCATGCTGATTGCTGTGCCGACCGCCGTGAAGATCTTCAACTGGATCGCCACCATGTGGCAAGGTTCCATGACGTTTGAAACCCCCATGCTGTTTGCCGTGGGCTTCATCTTCGTGTTCACCATGGGTGGTTTCACCGGCCTGATTCTGGCCATGGCGCCGATCGACATCCAGTTGCAGGACACCTACTACGTGGTGGCCCACTTCCACTACGTGCTGGTGGCGGGTTCCCTGTACGCCATGTTCGCTGGCTACTACTACTGGTCGCCCAAGTGGACTGGTGTGATGTACAACGAGACCCGCGGCAAGATCCACTTCTGGTGGTCGCTGATCGCGTTCAACGTGACTTTCTTCCCGATGCACTTCCTGGGTCTGGCTGGTATGCCGCGTCGCTACGCCGACTACCCGATGCAGTTCGCTGACTTCAACGCGGTGGCCTCGGTGGGCGCATTTGCCTTCGGTCTGGCACAGGTTTACTTCTTCCTGTTCGTGGTGTTGCCCACCATGATGGGCAAGGGCGAAAAAGCACCCCAGAAGCCCTGGGAAGCTGCCGAAGGTCTGGAGTGGGAAGTTCCATCTCCTGCGCCGTTCCACACGTTTGAAAACCCACCCAAGTTGGACGCTACTGCGACCAAGGTGATTGGTTAA
- a CDS encoding cytochrome oxidase small assembly protein, translated as MATPEQKKANLRTGLILASVAAVFFIGFMVKMVLLSR; from the coding sequence ATGGCAACGCCCGAACAAAAGAAAGCCAACCTGCGCACCGGCCTGATCCTGGCGTCGGTGGCGGCGGTTTTCTTTATTGGTTTCATGGTCAAGATGGTTTTGTTGAGCCGATAG
- a CDS encoding cytochrome c oxidase assembly protein, which translates to MNISRENFRMLRKLAVVTVVMFGFGYGLVPLYKAICEATGINILALGEQVIVGNKGQMPKNTQVDTSRTITVEFDANSRGPWEFKPAQRSVQVHPGELTTVMYEFQNVQNRRMAAQAIASYAPQQAMAHFNKLECFCFTQYTLEPGEKKSWPVAFVIDSKLSKDVTTITLSYTFFEVGGKTPPAPVASLQVPATGAGS; encoded by the coding sequence ATGAACATCTCGCGGGAAAATTTCCGGATGCTGCGCAAGCTGGCCGTGGTCACGGTCGTGATGTTCGGCTTTGGCTACGGCTTGGTCCCGCTGTACAAAGCCATTTGCGAAGCCACGGGCATCAACATCCTGGCGCTGGGTGAGCAGGTGATTGTGGGCAACAAAGGCCAGATGCCCAAAAATACCCAGGTCGACACCAGCCGTACCATCACGGTGGAGTTTGATGCCAACTCGCGTGGTCCCTGGGAGTTCAAGCCCGCACAACGCTCGGTGCAGGTGCACCCCGGCGAGCTGACCACGGTGATGTACGAGTTCCAGAACGTGCAAAACCGGCGCATGGCTGCCCAGGCGATTGCCAGCTATGCACCGCAACAGGCCATGGCGCATTTCAACAAGCTGGAATGTTTCTGTTTTACCCAGTACACGCTGGAGCCGGGCGAGAAAAAGAGCTGGCCCGTGGCCTTTGTGATCGACTCCAAGTTGTCCAAAGACGTGACCACGATCACCCTGTCGTACACCTTTTTTGAAGTGGGTGGCAAGACGCCTCCCGCACCCGTGGCCAGCCTGCAGGTGCCCGCGACGGGAGCCGGATCGTGA
- a CDS encoding DUF2970 domain-containing protein: MSVPDTAAPRPSVWRSIKVVAWSFMGIRSRSGYQDDLAKVSPLHVMAVAVVAVLVIVVGLIGLVNWVVAK; this comes from the coding sequence GTGAGCGTCCCAGACACAGCGGCACCACGTCCATCGGTATGGCGCAGCATCAAGGTGGTGGCTTGGTCCTTCATGGGCATACGCAGCCGCAGCGGTTATCAGGATGATCTTGCCAAGGTCAGCCCCTTGCATGTGATGGCGGTTGCAGTGGTCGCTGTACTGGTGATTGTTGTTGGATTGATCGGCCTGGTGAACTGGGTCGTTGCGAAATAA
- a CDS encoding cytochrome c oxidase subunit 3: MSSTTHGTTPYYFVPGPSRHPVMAAIGLFFVILGAGQWINGAQWGMYSLLFGLLWWAVVLFQWFSDAVGESESGQYGHKIDLSFRWSMSWFIFSEVMFFGAFFTALWWARSHSVPALGSLDNALLWPDFKAIWPSLAAGATASPAGIVEPFQTMGPWPLPTINTALLLTSGVTLTIAHHALIVGNRAKTIAFMWATVLLGLTFLFVQGYEYYHAYNELNLKLSSGVFGSTFFMLTGFHGMHVFVGMLMLLFITLRLQKGHFTAERHFGFEGAAWYWHFVDVVWLGLYILVYWF, from the coding sequence ATGAGTTCGACAACACACGGAACTACGCCGTACTACTTCGTGCCTGGCCCTTCACGTCATCCCGTGATGGCGGCGATTGGGCTGTTCTTCGTGATCCTGGGCGCAGGCCAGTGGATCAACGGTGCGCAATGGGGCATGTATTCCCTGCTGTTTGGCCTGTTGTGGTGGGCTGTGGTGTTGTTCCAGTGGTTCAGCGATGCCGTGGGTGAAAGCGAAAGTGGCCAGTATGGGCACAAGATCGACCTGTCTTTCCGCTGGAGCATGAGCTGGTTCATCTTCTCCGAAGTCATGTTTTTCGGCGCGTTCTTCACTGCCCTGTGGTGGGCCCGCTCCCACTCTGTGCCTGCCCTGGGCAGCCTGGACAATGCGCTGCTCTGGCCTGATTTCAAAGCCATCTGGCCTAGTCTGGCTGCCGGCGCCACCGCTTCGCCTGCCGGCATTGTGGAACCGTTCCAGACCATGGGTCCCTGGCCCCTGCCCACCATCAATACGGCCCTGTTGTTGACTTCCGGTGTGACACTGACCATCGCGCACCATGCGCTGATCGTTGGCAACCGCGCCAAGACCATTGCTTTCATGTGGGCCACCGTGCTGCTGGGCCTGACCTTCCTGTTTGTCCAGGGTTATGAGTACTACCATGCCTACAACGAGCTGAACCTCAAGCTCAGCTCCGGCGTGTTTGGCTCCACCTTCTTCATGCTGACGGGCTTTCACGGTATGCACGTGTTTGTCGGCATGCTGATGCTGCTGTTCATCACCCTGCGTTTGCAAAAGGGCCACTTCACCGCTGAGCGCCACTTCGGATTCGAAGGCGCAGCCTGGTACTGGCACTTCGTCGACGTGGTGTGGCTGGGCCTGTATATCCTGGTGTACTGGTTCTGA
- a CDS encoding SCO family protein, whose translation MHTRTALKFIAACAISAGAAGLFSACSEQTVAFKSVDVTGADYAKNFELTDHNGQVRHLTDFSGKVVVMFFGYTQCPDVCPTSMAELAEVKKALGKDGERLQGLFVTVDPERDTPEVLKAYMANFDPTFLALRTTPDKLVELAKDYKVYFKKVDGKTPTSYTMDHSAGSYIYDTKGQLRLFTRYGSGAAALTSDIQQLLKQAS comes from the coding sequence ATGCACACACGAACCGCTCTTAAATTCATAGCTGCTTGCGCAATCTCGGCGGGGGCTGCAGGCCTTTTTAGTGCCTGTTCCGAGCAAACGGTGGCGTTCAAGTCCGTCGACGTGACGGGCGCTGACTACGCCAAGAACTTCGAGCTGACCGACCACAACGGCCAGGTGCGCCACCTGACCGACTTCTCGGGCAAGGTGGTCGTCATGTTTTTTGGCTACACCCAGTGCCCTGACGTCTGCCCCACCTCGATGGCGGAGCTGGCCGAAGTGAAAAAGGCGTTGGGCAAAGACGGCGAACGCCTGCAGGGCCTGTTTGTCACCGTGGACCCCGAGCGCGACACGCCTGAAGTGCTCAAGGCCTACATGGCCAACTTTGACCCCACCTTCCTTGCATTGCGCACCACGCCCGACAAGCTGGTGGAACTGGCCAAAGACTACAAGGTGTATTTCAAAAAGGTGGATGGCAAAACCCCCACCAGCTACACCATGGACCACTCCGCGGGTAGCTACATCTACGACACCAAAGGTCAGTTGCGTCTGTTCACGCGTTACGGCAGCGGCGCAGCCGCGCTGACCTCGGACATCCAGCAGTTGCTCAAGCAAGCATCTTGA
- a CDS encoding cysteine hydrolase family protein: MPHNFALLVIDMQRGLCEGPGAAFDIKPLTQRINQLAKKARDVKAPVLWVHHEEAEGALQHGSAGWQLAQGLEAGPRDILVRKTTPDSFLRTGLERLLKTHDVDALVICGLQTEYCVDTTTRRALALGLPVVLVSDGHSTNDKAHLPAAQIIAHHNVTLASISSFGPRAQLVAAADVDFGA; this comes from the coding sequence ATGCCCCATAACTTTGCCCTGCTGGTGATCGACATGCAACGCGGCCTGTGCGAAGGCCCAGGCGCCGCGTTCGACATCAAACCCCTGACCCAACGCATTAACCAACTGGCCAAAAAGGCCCGTGACGTCAAGGCGCCGGTCCTGTGGGTGCATCACGAAGAGGCTGAAGGCGCGTTGCAGCACGGTTCCGCCGGCTGGCAACTCGCGCAGGGGCTGGAGGCGGGGCCCCGTGACATCCTGGTGCGCAAGACCACGCCCGATTCCTTTTTGCGGACCGGTTTGGAGCGGCTGCTCAAGACACACGACGTGGACGCGCTGGTGATCTGTGGCCTGCAGACCGAATACTGTGTGGACACCACGACCCGGCGTGCACTGGCGCTGGGCCTGCCCGTGGTACTGGTATCCGACGGGCACTCGACCAATGACAAGGCCCATCTGCCGGCCGCCCAGATCATTGCGCACCACAACGTGACACTCGCATCGATCTCCAGCTTTGGCCCGCGTGCGCAACTGGTGGCCGCGGCTGACGTGGACTTTGGCGCCTGA
- the coxB gene encoding cytochrome c oxidase subunit II, with the protein MKSIFNKLASLALSAAAWAGTAVFSLAHAVNDLPGGPAVNQLNLPPAVTRIAADQAWLHWFMLIVCTVVFVAVFAVMFYSIWKHRKSVGHKAANFHESVAVEIAWTIVPFVIVVIMGLMATKTVVAMKDTTNADLTIKATGMQWKWGYDYLRGEGEGIGFVSTLDSSQRAMSDAGGPKKGEIVDDYLLKVDNPLVVPVDKKVRIITTANDVIHAFMVPAFGIKQDAIPGFVRDTWFRAEKTGDFYGQCAELCGKEHAYMPIHVKVLSAEDYSKWVAAEQKKMAAKQDDPTKVWTLDDITKRGEKVYAANCAACHQANGKGAGPIKPLDGSAVVLDADHKRQILVLLNGQNNNTMPSWKQLSDTDIAAVISYTKNNWSNKTGQLVQPAEVLALRK; encoded by the coding sequence ATGAAGAGCATTTTCAACAAGCTGGCTTCATTGGCGCTGTCCGCCGCTGCATGGGCGGGCACCGCTGTGTTCTCGTTGGCACATGCGGTGAACGACCTGCCCGGCGGTCCCGCCGTGAATCAGCTGAATCTGCCTCCGGCGGTGACCCGTATCGCTGCGGATCAAGCCTGGCTGCATTGGTTCATGCTGATCGTCTGCACCGTGGTATTTGTTGCCGTGTTTGCGGTCATGTTCTATTCCATCTGGAAGCACCGCAAGTCAGTGGGCCACAAGGCTGCCAATTTCCATGAAAGCGTGGCTGTCGAAATTGCCTGGACCATCGTGCCCTTTGTCATCGTTGTGATCATGGGCCTGATGGCCACTAAGACCGTGGTGGCCATGAAAGACACCACCAATGCCGACCTGACCATCAAGGCCACCGGCATGCAGTGGAAGTGGGGCTATGACTACCTGCGCGGTGAAGGCGAAGGCATTGGCTTCGTGTCCACCCTGGACAGCAGCCAGCGCGCCATGTCCGATGCCGGCGGCCCCAAGAAGGGCGAAATCGTTGATGACTACCTGCTCAAGGTGGACAACCCCTTGGTCGTGCCCGTGGACAAGAAGGTCCGCATCATCACCACTGCCAACGACGTGATCCACGCCTTCATGGTGCCGGCCTTCGGTATCAAGCAGGATGCTATTCCCGGCTTCGTGCGTGACACTTGGTTCCGTGCAGAAAAGACCGGCGACTTCTACGGTCAGTGCGCCGAGTTGTGCGGCAAGGAACACGCCTACATGCCCATCCACGTGAAGGTGCTGTCCGCTGAAGACTATTCCAAATGGGTAGCTGCTGAACAGAAGAAGATGGCCGCCAAGCAGGATGACCCCACCAAGGTCTGGACGCTGGACGACATCACCAAGCGCGGCGAAAAAGTGTATGCCGCCAACTGCGCAGCCTGCCACCAGGCCAACGGCAAGGGCGCAGGCCCGATCAAGCCACTGGACGGCTCAGCTGTCGTGCTGGATGCTGACCACAAGAGGCAGATTCTGGTGCTGCTCAATGGTCAGAACAACAACACCATGCCTTCCTGGAAGCAGTTGAGCGATACCGACATTGCCGCTGTGATCAGCTACACCAAGAACAACTGGTCCAACAAGACCGGCCAGCTGGTACAACCCGCCGAAGTGCTTGCCCTGCGCAAGTAA
- a CDS encoding SURF1 family protein produces MNARLRFALVTLAALLAIAVTLALGRWQLARAAQKEALQASMDSQRGKAVLDGAALQAAADPSALVHQPARLTGRWVREATVFLDNRQMGAHVGFFVMTPLRLDGGTAVVVQRGWVPRNFVDRASLPAVDTPGGLVVVEGRIAPPPSKLYEPGTPGTGAIRQNLDLAQFQAQTGLPLMAVTLQQTGAASEGLLREWPAVNLGVDKHYGYAWQWFGLSALVACLYLWYGIVRRFFHRPKDTASHV; encoded by the coding sequence GTGAATGCCCGTCTGCGTTTCGCGCTGGTTACCCTGGCCGCCTTGTTGGCCATTGCCGTCACGCTGGCGTTGGGGCGCTGGCAACTGGCGCGTGCTGCCCAGAAAGAGGCGCTGCAGGCGTCCATGGACAGCCAGCGTGGCAAGGCCGTGCTGGACGGTGCAGCGCTGCAGGCGGCGGCTGACCCCTCGGCGTTGGTGCACCAGCCCGCACGGCTCACGGGGCGCTGGGTACGGGAGGCCACGGTGTTTCTGGACAACCGGCAAATGGGCGCCCATGTGGGCTTTTTTGTCATGACACCGCTGCGGCTGGACGGAGGCACTGCCGTGGTGGTGCAGCGCGGCTGGGTGCCGCGCAACTTTGTGGACCGCGCCAGCCTGCCTGCAGTGGATACCCCCGGAGGGCTGGTGGTGGTGGAAGGGCGTATTGCCCCGCCGCCGAGCAAGCTTTACGAGCCCGGCACGCCCGGTACCGGCGCAATCCGGCAAAATCTCGACTTGGCGCAATTCCAGGCGCAAACCGGGCTACCGCTGATGGCCGTTACCCTGCAGCAGACCGGCGCCGCCAGCGAAGGTTTGCTGCGCGAGTGGCCCGCCGTCAACCTCGGGGTGGACAAACACTACGGCTACGCCTGGCAGTGGTTTGGCCTGTCCGCCCTGGTTGCCTGCCTGTACCTCTGGTACGGAATTGTTCGACGTTTTTTTCACCGCCCCAAGGACACCGCTTCCCATGTCTAG
- a CDS encoding Bug family tripartite tricarboxylate transporter substrate binding protein encodes MRQNFIKIATLFIAACTISTGAIAQKYPKSDASWPTRPLRIIVGFPGGSSPDLTARALAEPLSKALGQPVIVENRVGAAGNIAADYISKATDDHTIGLMINGNMTIAKLLNPKLPYDPLKDLTPVSLIGFSPLVLTAPANAPGATAQEFMAAARSGGDKWNYGTPGVGTVGHLGMELLKARAGLGAVHVPYAGYPQVATAMIAGDLQFSLLPPALASVQIRAGKLRAIGTTSSVRSPLVPEIPSLSEAGVKDFNLEIWNAVAAPNSLPKPIVARLSALISEIVRTPEMRQKLFQQGWTVAGTSAAGLANRVKSDTALLGGIIAKQGIKAE; translated from the coding sequence ATGCGACAAAATTTCATCAAAATTGCTACGCTTTTTATAGCTGCTTGCACAATATCCACGGGGGCCATAGCCCAAAAATACCCAAAATCTGACGCATCCTGGCCCACCCGGCCGCTACGCATCATTGTTGGCTTCCCAGGCGGCTCATCGCCCGACCTGACCGCCCGTGCACTGGCAGAACCGCTGTCCAAGGCGCTGGGTCAGCCGGTGATTGTGGAAAACAGGGTAGGCGCGGCCGGCAACATTGCCGCCGACTACATCTCCAAAGCCACAGACGACCACACGATTGGTTTGATGATCAACGGCAACATGACCATTGCCAAACTGCTCAACCCCAAGCTGCCTTACGACCCGCTCAAGGACCTGACACCGGTGAGCCTGATCGGCTTTTCGCCGCTGGTGCTGACCGCCCCGGCCAACGCGCCCGGCGCCACGGCCCAGGAATTCATGGCCGCAGCCCGCAGTGGCGGTGACAAATGGAACTACGGCACGCCTGGTGTAGGCACCGTGGGCCACCTGGGCATGGAGTTGCTCAAGGCCCGCGCAGGCCTGGGCGCCGTGCATGTGCCCTACGCTGGCTATCCGCAGGTGGCCACCGCCATGATCGCAGGCGATCTACAGTTCTCATTGCTGCCACCCGCCTTGGCATCCGTGCAGATTCGCGCCGGAAAATTGCGCGCCATTGGCACCACCAGCAGCGTGCGCAGCCCGCTGGTACCGGAGATTCCCAGTCTGTCAGAAGCGGGAGTGAAAGACTTCAACCTGGAAATCTGGAACGCCGTGGCCGCACCGAACAGCCTGCCCAAGCCCATCGTGGCTCGGTTGTCCGCGCTCATCAGCGAGATTGTGCGCACGCCCGAGATGCGGCAAAAGCTGTTTCAGCAGGGCTGGACGGTGGCTGGTACATCCGCTGCCGGCTTGGCCAATCGGGTGAAATCCGATACCGCGTTGCTGGGCGGCATCATCGCCAAACAGGGCATCAAAGCCGAATAA
- the cyoE gene encoding heme o synthase, which yields MTANASSAAPAALSVLRQFHALTKPRVIQLIVFCALIGMVLAVPGAPTWAQVALAAIACVGIYLVAGAAAAFNCIVEKGIDAKMKRTAWRPTARGELSDTQTLIFSALLGIAGSVILYLWVNPLTMWLTFATFVGYAVVYTVILKPLTPQNIVIGGASGAMPPVLGWSAMTGDVGPEALILFLIIFLWTPPHFWALALYRVEDYRKSGLPMLPVTHGSEFTRLQIFLYTLVLFAACLLPFVYGMSSWLYLVVAVGLSLGFCAYGWRLLRNYSDDLSRATFRFSLIHLSVLFAALLLDHYLL from the coding sequence ATGACTGCGAACGCCTCTTCTGCCGCACCCGCGGCCCTGTCGGTGCTGCGACAGTTTCACGCGCTGACCAAGCCGCGTGTGATCCAGCTCATCGTGTTTTGTGCCCTGATCGGCATGGTGCTGGCCGTGCCCGGTGCGCCGACCTGGGCGCAAGTGGCCCTGGCGGCCATTGCCTGTGTGGGCATCTACCTAGTGGCCGGTGCGGCGGCGGCCTTCAACTGCATTGTGGAAAAAGGCATTGACGCCAAGATGAAACGCACCGCCTGGCGCCCCACGGCGCGCGGTGAGCTCAGCGACACGCAAACCCTGATCTTCTCGGCCCTGTTAGGCATCGCGGGCTCGGTCATCCTGTACCTGTGGGTCAACCCGCTGACCATGTGGCTGACCTTTGCCACCTTTGTCGGTTACGCGGTGGTCTACACCGTGATCCTCAAGCCACTCACGCCGCAGAACATCGTGATCGGCGGCGCATCGGGTGCCATGCCGCCGGTGCTGGGTTGGTCCGCGATGACGGGTGACGTGGGTCCTGAGGCGCTCATTTTGTTCCTCATCATCTTCCTGTGGACACCGCCGCACTTCTGGGCGCTGGCGCTGTACCGTGTGGAGGACTACCGCAAGTCCGGTCTGCCCATGCTGCCGGTCACCCACGGTAGCGAGTTCACACGCTTGCAAATCTTTTTATACACGCTGGTGCTGTTTGCCGCCTGCCTGCTGCCTTTTGTCTACGGCATGAGTTCCTGGCTGTACCTGGTGGTGGCGGTGGGCTTGAGCCTGGGCTTTTGTGCCTATGGCTGGCGCCTGCTGCGCAATTACTCGGACGACCTGTCCCGCGCGACCTTTCGTTTTTCCCTGATCCACCTCAGCGTGCTGTTTGCCGCACTGCTGCTGGACCATTACCTTCTTTAG
- a CDS encoding twin transmembrane helix small protein yields MSYLVVFAFVAIIGSLAAALFFMLRGGQSSDATPDKSKRMVRALAMRVGLSIVLFVCILIAWKFGLIQPTGIPPGR; encoded by the coding sequence ATGTCATATCTTGTTGTTTTTGCCTTTGTGGCCATCATTGGCAGCTTGGCCGCTGCGTTGTTTTTCATGCTGCGGGGCGGGCAATCGTCTGACGCGACACCAGACAAATCCAAACGCATGGTGCGGGCGCTGGCCATGCGGGTGGGACTGTCCATCGTGTTGTTCGTGTGCATTCTCATTGCCTGGAAATTCGGACTGATCCAGCCCACAGGTATCCCGCCAGGACGTTAA
- a CDS encoding COX15/CtaA family protein, translated as MDSMATSLYDLSPLLRMLLVGLLLAAGPLLWVFLRHRRATPLGRVQALTLLTLFLTFDLVLFGAFTRLTDSGLGCPDWPGCYGHASPLGASASIAAAQSAMPTGPVTHGKAWVEMVHRYLATGVGGLILALAVAAWLGRKARAADQRVSVVWPVVTLVWVCIQGAFGALTVTMKLFPAIVTLHLLGGYVLLALLVAQAVRLGQQQGNSAPVPVAAPLRLWMLAALAMLTLQAASGAWVSTNYAVLACSTFPQCQGGWWPAMDFAQGFEIWRPLGLGQDGAPISFQALTAIHMVHRILAGLTVLVLVGLAWRLRGAVALRQPTRWLAGLLVLQLVTGLSNVVLDWPLFAAVLHTGGAGALVAVLVWLLAASRTTPTTSSLAGVPAAAAALQPGFSE; from the coding sequence ATGGATTCCATGGCCACCTCCCTCTACGACCTATCCCCCTTGCTGCGCATGCTGCTGGTGGGTTTGCTGTTGGCTGCGGGCCCGCTGTTGTGGGTGTTTTTGCGCCACCGCCGAGCCACGCCGCTGGGACGCGTACAAGCGCTGACTTTGCTCACGCTGTTTCTGACCTTTGACCTGGTGCTGTTTGGCGCTTTCACCCGCCTGACCGACAGCGGCCTGGGCTGCCCCGACTGGCCCGGTTGTTACGGCCATGCGTCACCCCTAGGCGCCAGCGCATCCATCGCGGCAGCGCAAAGCGCCATGCCGACCGGCCCCGTGACCCACGGCAAGGCCTGGGTAGAAATGGTGCACCGTTATCTGGCCACCGGCGTGGGCGGTTTGATTCTGGCGCTAGCGGTGGCCGCTTGGCTGGGCCGCAAGGCGCGTGCGGCCGATCAACGGGTCAGCGTGGTCTGGCCTGTGGTGACGCTGGTGTGGGTGTGTATCCAGGGCGCGTTTGGCGCACTCACGGTCACCATGAAGCTGTTCCCCGCCATCGTCACGTTGCACCTGCTGGGCGGCTATGTGCTGCTGGCGCTGTTGGTGGCGCAAGCCGTGCGGCTGGGCCAGCAACAGGGCAACAGCGCGCCGGTGCCAGTGGCTGCACCTTTGCGCCTCTGGATGTTGGCGGCATTGGCCATGTTGACCTTGCAGGCGGCATCGGGTGCCTGGGTCAGTACCAACTATGCGGTGCTGGCCTGTTCCACCTTTCCCCAGTGCCAGGGTGGCTGGTGGCCCGCGATGGACTTTGCGCAGGGGTTCGAGATCTGGCGGCCGCTGGGCCTGGGCCAGGACGGCGCGCCCATCAGCTTTCAGGCGCTCACTGCCATCCACATGGTCCACCGCATCCTGGCGGGGTTGACCGTGCTGGTGCTGGTCGGTCTGGCGTGGCGCCTGCGCGGTGCCGTGGCCTTGCGCCAGCCCACACGCTGGCTGGCGGGCCTGCTGGTGCTGCAACTGGTCACGGGCCTGAGCAATGTGGTGCTGGACTGGCCGCTGTTTGCCGCCGTGCTGCACACCGGTGGCGCAGGTGCGCTGGTGGCGGTGCTGGTCTGGCTGTTGGCAGCTTCGCGAACCACTCCAACGACCTCTTCTTTGGCAGGCGTGCCCGCTGCGGCCGCCGCCCTGCAACCGGGATTTTCTGAATGA